A genomic window from Chrysoperla carnea chromosome 3, inChrCarn1.1, whole genome shotgun sequence includes:
- the LOC123296132 gene encoding thyrostimulin beta-5 subunit, with amino-acid sequence MMPCGAMIWWIGFMTLVGWHATAIDSASTLECHRRLYTYRAMQTDSRGLSCWDSLSVMSCWGRCDSNEISDWRFPYKRSYHPVCMHASRTPKTVILRHCDYGVESGTNRYEYLEATSCKCQACSSSDTSCEGLRYRGERSQSPLNTNTILEIDQNQSNDENEDHHFEDTYANNNVY; translated from the exons ATGATGCCATGTGGAGCAATGATCTGGTGGATTGGGTTCATGACTTTGGTTGGATGGCACGCGACAGCCATTGATTCCGCATCGACGCTTGAATGCCATCGACGTCTTTACACGTATCGTGCAATGCAAACAGATTCACGAGGTCTATCATGTTGGGATTCATTATCTGTTATGTCGTGTTGGGGACGATGTGATTCGAATGag atatcTGATTGGCGATTTCCATATAAACGTAGCTATCATCCTGTTTGTATGCATGCCAGTCGAACACCTAAAACGGTTATATTACGACATTGTGATTATGGCGTGGAATCTGGTACAAATCGTTATGAATATTTAGAAGCGACTTCGTGTAAATGTCAAGCGTGCAGTTCGAGCGACACTTCATGCGAGGGATTGCGTTATCGTGGTGAACGTTCACAATCTCCATTGAATACGAACACTATATTAGAAATTGATCAAAATCAATCGAATGATGAGAATGaagatcatcattttgaagATACCTATGCAAATAACAATGTATACTAA